A portion of the Salmo trutta chromosome 1, fSalTru1.1, whole genome shotgun sequence genome contains these proteins:
- the LOC115192562 gene encoding androgen-induced gene 1 protein isoform X4 yields MLCARPIAASLCQEDKAGDETRKQGEKNMALIPSQVLRVAILLSYFSILCNYKAIDMPAHQTYGGSWKFLTFIDLVIQAVFFGVCVLTDLSSLLTKGSESQEQERQLRKLIGLRDWMMAVLAFPVGVI; encoded by the exons ATGCTATGTGCGAGACCCATAGCAGCGTCGCTCTGTCAGGAGGATAAAGCAGGAGACGAGACAAGGaaacagggggaaaaaaacatggcGCTCATCCCATCTCAGGTGCTAAGGGTAGCCATCCTCCTGTCCTATTTCTCCATCCTCTGCAATTATAAAGCCATTGATATGCCCGCGCATCAAACATACGGCGGTAGCTGGAAGTTTTTAACATTCATAGACCTG GTTATCCAGGCAGTGTTCTTTGGCGTGTGTGTGCTGACAGACCTGTCCAGCCTGCTGACCAAGGGCAGTGAGAGCCAGGAGCAGGAGAGGCAGCTTAGGAAGCTCATTGGCCTGAGGGACTGGATGATGGCCGTGCTGGCCTTCCCTGTTGGAGTG